One Curtobacterium sp. BH-2-1-1 genomic region harbors:
- a CDS encoding MFS transporter has protein sequence MHQLGVDEDRRQLAGWRNAIVIAFAIGGVSLAAWGPRLPELRLELGVDVGTIGLMLGGVTIGSIGGLLSAAPLLRRLGGRRALTAVVVLVPVAIAVIGTAAALHSVPLAAVGFVVAGAGIGSLDVMANVEGTAIEALAGRTLLPLMHAAWSGGAALGAGIAALCAWLGITPSAQLLGEAVVILVVGVLAMRGIPDGTRAEEHDTTLTPRQRLRQWARGWADVRLLLIGVVMLGVELGEGSANNWLALATTDGHGQTAAVGALFFTVFAVSEAATRVFAGPVVDRLGRVRTVRWTTALGIVGAVLFIVGGSWWLTLVGVVLWAVGVSMGFPLGMSAAAQSGPNPAARVSVVASIGYFANFAGPPVIGAIAEHVGALSALWLVAVLFVAAFAASGSLRPVVRRE, from the coding sequence ATGCACCAGCTCGGGGTCGACGAGGACCGCAGACAGCTCGCCGGGTGGCGGAACGCCATCGTCATCGCGTTCGCGATCGGTGGGGTGAGCCTCGCAGCGTGGGGTCCGCGGCTGCCCGAGCTCCGGCTCGAGCTCGGTGTGGACGTCGGGACCATCGGGCTCATGCTCGGCGGGGTCACGATCGGGTCCATCGGCGGCCTGCTCAGCGCGGCCCCGCTGCTGCGCCGACTCGGCGGGCGCCGGGCGCTCACCGCGGTGGTCGTGCTGGTCCCGGTCGCGATCGCCGTGATCGGGACGGCAGCCGCGCTCCACTCCGTCCCGCTGGCAGCGGTCGGGTTCGTGGTCGCCGGCGCGGGCATCGGTTCGCTGGACGTGATGGCGAACGTCGAGGGCACGGCGATCGAGGCGCTCGCGGGGCGCACGCTGCTCCCGCTGATGCACGCGGCCTGGTCGGGAGGCGCGGCCCTCGGCGCCGGGATCGCCGCCCTCTGCGCGTGGCTCGGCATCACCCCGTCGGCGCAGCTCCTCGGTGAGGCCGTCGTCATCCTCGTGGTCGGTGTGCTCGCGATGCGGGGCATCCCGGACGGCACCCGTGCCGAGGAACACGACACGACGCTCACACCCCGGCAGCGACTCCGGCAGTGGGCACGAGGGTGGGCGGACGTCCGACTGCTCCTCATCGGGGTGGTCATGCTCGGCGTCGAACTCGGTGAGGGCTCGGCGAACAACTGGCTTGCCCTCGCCACCACCGACGGGCACGGGCAGACCGCCGCCGTCGGTGCGCTGTTCTTCACGGTGTTCGCCGTCTCCGAGGCGGCCACCCGCGTCTTCGCCGGCCCCGTCGTTGACCGGCTCGGACGTGTGCGGACCGTGCGGTGGACGACCGCGCTCGGCATCGTCGGCGCCGTGCTCTTCATCGTCGGCGGGAGCTGGTGGCTCACGCTCGTGGGCGTCGTGCTCTGGGCGGTCGGCGTCTCCATGGGCTTCCCGCTCGGGATGTCGGCGGCGGCGCAGAGCGGCCCGAACCCGGCGGCCCGTGTCAGCGTGGTCGCCTCGATCGGGTACTTCGCGAACTTCGCGGGGCCGCCCGTCATCGGTGCGATCGCGGAGCACGTCGGCGCATTGAGCGCGCTCTGGCTGGTGGCGGTGCTGTTCGTCGCGGCGTTCGCCGCGTCCGGCTCGTTGCGGCCCGTCGTGCGCCGCGAGTGA
- a CDS encoding MFS transporter: protein MSTPEPGSPALLNPEEGITQPVSTMRVGIGYQIALFLGQFGLFVALMAPVYVSMQLKAQALVGDDAANVIGSVLPIGAFGALIMNPLAGALSDRTRTRWGRRRPWLMSGVVVFAIALVWIAYAPDVLNLTLAWLLAQLAANATLATLLASFADNVPQLQRGRSSSIIALAQNLAVLAGTYLSVFFVANLPVLFIAPGILAIILVAVYAVVARDELPTYTLKKFTFLNLISSFWTNPIKNPDFAFAWWSRFLIILATFMFTTYRLLYMQEHIGIEDAKQATEAVAFGVLLYTIALLVSAALSGWASDKLGRRKVFVGGSTALFAVGLVALAHAETVNGFYVAEVIMGFAYGIYSAIDTALVVDVLPNADRPGKDLGVINIANALPQSLAPAISLFFLSIGSSHADNYVLMCWAAGVVALLGALVVIPIKRVR, encoded by the coding sequence ATGAGCACACCCGAACCCGGCAGCCCGGCACTGCTGAACCCCGAAGAGGGCATCACGCAGCCGGTCAGCACGATGCGGGTGGGCATCGGCTACCAGATCGCGCTGTTCCTCGGACAGTTCGGCCTCTTCGTCGCGCTCATGGCACCGGTCTACGTGAGCATGCAGCTCAAGGCGCAGGCCCTGGTCGGGGACGACGCCGCGAACGTCATCGGCTCCGTCCTGCCGATCGGTGCGTTCGGCGCGCTCATCATGAACCCCCTGGCCGGCGCGCTGTCCGACCGCACGCGCACCCGCTGGGGCCGGCGTCGTCCGTGGCTCATGAGCGGTGTCGTCGTCTTCGCGATCGCACTCGTCTGGATCGCCTACGCACCCGACGTGCTCAACCTGACGCTCGCGTGGCTGCTCGCCCAGCTCGCCGCCAACGCGACCCTCGCCACCCTGCTGGCGAGCTTCGCCGACAACGTCCCGCAGCTCCAGCGCGGCCGGTCGTCGAGCATCATCGCGCTCGCGCAGAACCTCGCCGTACTCGCCGGCACCTACCTGTCGGTGTTCTTCGTCGCGAACCTGCCCGTGCTGTTCATCGCGCCCGGCATTCTGGCGATCATCCTCGTCGCCGTCTACGCGGTCGTCGCGCGGGACGAGCTGCCGACGTACACGCTCAAGAAGTTCACGTTCCTCAACCTCATCTCGTCGTTCTGGACGAACCCGATCAAGAACCCGGACTTCGCGTTCGCGTGGTGGTCGCGCTTCCTGATCATCCTCGCGACGTTCATGTTCACGACGTACCGGTTGCTCTACATGCAGGAGCACATCGGCATCGAGGACGCGAAGCAGGCCACCGAGGCCGTCGCGTTCGGAGTGCTGCTCTACACGATCGCGCTCCTGGTCAGCGCGGCGCTCTCGGGGTGGGCGTCCGACAAGCTGGGTCGCCGCAAGGTGTTCGTCGGCGGCTCGACGGCCCTCTTCGCGGTCGGCCTCGTCGCCCTCGCGCACGCCGAGACCGTGAACGGCTTCTACGTCGCCGAGGTCATCATGGGCTTCGCGTACGGCATCTACTCCGCGATCGACACCGCACTCGTCGTCGACGTGCTCCCGAACGCCGACCGTCCGGGCAAGGACCTCGGCGTCATCAACATCGCGAACGCGCTGCCCCAGTCGCTCGCGCCGGCGATCTCGCTCTTCTTCCTGTCCATCGGCAGCTCGCACGCCGACAACTACGTCCTCATGTGCTGGGCCGCGGGTGTCGTCGCACTCCTCGGCGCCCTTGTGGTGATCCCCATCAAGCGGGTTCGATAG
- a CDS encoding sugar phosphate isomerase/epimerase, with amino-acid sequence MPTTSVQLYSLRDAIAEDLDKAIARVAEIGYENVEPYAFVERAADLERAFAATGLTAPSGHVAVIDAEDTAPIWDAAERLGIQTVIDPFIPTDRWQTADDVAKIAERVNVLTAEAASRGLKFGYHNHQWEFTNKVDGRTVYDHFVSQISPETVLELDTFWATVGGADAPAVLKSLGDRVVAIHVKDGKVDGDILTALPSSESALVVPEALQRAFENQTPAGQGDVDVPAILAAAPQAIRVVEFDAYSGDVFEGITESLAWLKDNDK; translated from the coding sequence ATGCCCACCACCTCTGTGCAGCTGTACTCGCTGCGCGACGCCATCGCGGAAGACCTCGACAAGGCGATCGCCCGTGTCGCCGAGATCGGGTACGAGAACGTCGAGCCCTACGCGTTCGTCGAGCGTGCCGCGGACCTCGAGCGCGCCTTCGCCGCCACCGGCCTCACGGCCCCGTCCGGCCACGTCGCCGTGATCGACGCCGAGGACACCGCCCCGATCTGGGACGCGGCCGAGCGCCTCGGCATCCAGACCGTCATCGACCCGTTCATCCCGACCGACCGCTGGCAGACCGCCGACGACGTCGCGAAGATCGCCGAGCGCGTCAACGTCCTCACCGCCGAGGCAGCCTCGCGCGGCCTCAAGTTCGGCTACCACAACCACCAGTGGGAGTTCACGAACAAGGTCGACGGCCGCACGGTCTACGACCACTTCGTCTCGCAGATCAGCCCGGAGACGGTGCTCGAGCTCGACACCTTCTGGGCGACCGTCGGTGGCGCCGACGCCCCCGCCGTCCTGAAGTCGCTCGGCGACCGCGTCGTCGCGATCCACGTCAAGGACGGGAAGGTCGACGGCGACATCCTCACCGCGCTGCCCTCGTCCGAGAGTGCACTCGTCGTTCCGGAGGCGCTGCAGCGTGCCTTCGAGAACCAGACCCCCGCCGGTCAGGGCGACGTCGACGTCCCGGCCATCCTCGCCGCGGCGCCGCAGGCCATCCGCGTCGTCGAGTTCGACGCGTACTCCGGCGACGTCTTCGAGGGCATCACCGAGTCCCTCGCCTGGCTGAAGGACAACGACAAGTGA
- a CDS encoding Gfo/Idh/MocA family protein has translation MTRVGIGIIGAGNISTQYLENLTKFADVEVRFVADVLLDRAAAQAAEYGVGASGSVEELLARDDISIVINLTIPAAHAEVDHQIIDAGKHVWTEKPIATDHESAAAVLASAASKGLRVATAPDTVLGAGIQTALRAIARGDIGEPLTATTLFHVPGPEAWHPNPDFLFAEGAGPLFDMGPYYVTTLVHAFGTASRVQAVSSKSLDRRTIASGPRAGETFPVEVPTHHAALIEFAGGQSAQSTFSFQHALPRMGFVEINGTLGTISLPDPNTFEGSSQLWRYGQEEPETLEAIGSTWGRGTGVVELARAIAEDRPERASGAVALHVLDVLLGIRDAAASGSAVDITSTVDRVPPLPEDFDPSAAVLTA, from the coding sequence GTGACCCGTGTCGGGATCGGCATCATCGGTGCCGGCAACATCTCCACGCAGTACCTGGAGAACCTGACCAAGTTCGCCGACGTCGAGGTCCGGTTCGTCGCCGACGTACTGCTCGACCGCGCAGCGGCCCAGGCGGCGGAGTACGGGGTCGGTGCGTCCGGCTCGGTCGAGGAGCTCCTCGCCCGCGACGACATCAGCATCGTGATCAACCTGACGATCCCGGCGGCCCACGCCGAGGTCGACCACCAGATCATCGACGCCGGCAAGCACGTGTGGACCGAGAAGCCGATCGCGACCGACCACGAGTCGGCCGCCGCGGTGCTCGCCTCCGCTGCGTCGAAGGGACTCCGGGTCGCGACCGCGCCGGACACCGTGCTCGGCGCGGGCATCCAGACGGCGCTCCGTGCCATCGCCCGCGGTGACATCGGCGAGCCGCTGACCGCGACGACGCTGTTCCACGTGCCCGGACCCGAGGCGTGGCACCCGAACCCGGACTTCCTGTTCGCCGAGGGCGCCGGTCCCCTGTTCGACATGGGCCCGTACTACGTGACGACCCTCGTGCACGCGTTCGGCACCGCCAGCCGCGTGCAGGCCGTGTCCTCGAAGTCGCTCGACCGTCGCACGATCGCGTCCGGCCCCCGCGCCGGCGAGACGTTCCCGGTCGAGGTCCCCACGCACCACGCCGCCCTGATCGAGTTCGCCGGCGGGCAGTCCGCCCAGTCGACGTTCTCGTTCCAGCACGCGCTGCCGCGCATGGGCTTCGTCGAGATCAACGGCACGCTCGGCACGATCTCGCTGCCCGACCCGAACACGTTCGAGGGCTCGTCGCAGCTCTGGCGCTACGGCCAGGAGGAGCCCGAGACCCTCGAGGCGATCGGCTCCACCTGGGGCCGTGGCACCGGGGTCGTCGAGCTCGCCCGCGCCATCGCCGAGGACCGTCCCGAGCGTGCCTCGGGTGCGGTCGCGCTGCACGTCCTCGACGTGCTGCTCGGCATCCGTGACGCGGCGGCGTCGGGTTCCGCGGTCGACATCACGTCGACGGTGGACCGTGTCCCGCCGCTGCCGGAGGACTTCGATCCGTCGGCTGCGGTGCTCACCGCGTAG
- a CDS encoding NADH(P)-binding protein, producing the protein MRVAVVGGGISGVAIEAALGAHGCSVTRLSRSSGFDVLADDAVDRLASVRPQVIVEATGRFTTSRRRATDFFTRSTAVVGAAAERSGARHVVLSIVNCTRSEVQGYGYFAGKTAQEQAAGAAGRGATIVRSAQWFEFAAQNLERLRVGPIAFVPRMTIAPVSLEAVATVVAEVATGRRSAPVVEVAGPETTSLWAMTTALPHPGVVPVPMPIPGRTGRAFRDGALLPADDVEVVGPTFHEWLATARP; encoded by the coding sequence ATGCGGGTTGCAGTGGTCGGAGGCGGGATCTCCGGAGTCGCGATCGAGGCAGCGCTGGGGGCACACGGCTGCTCGGTCACGAGGTTGTCCCGGTCATCGGGGTTCGACGTACTCGCGGACGACGCGGTCGATCGGCTGGCGTCGGTCCGGCCGCAGGTCATCGTCGAGGCGACCGGACGGTTCACGACGAGTCGGCGGCGTGCGACGGACTTCTTCACGCGCTCGACGGCGGTGGTCGGTGCGGCGGCCGAACGGTCCGGGGCGCGACACGTGGTGCTGTCCATCGTCAACTGCACCAGGTCCGAGGTGCAGGGCTACGGGTACTTCGCCGGCAAGACCGCACAGGAGCAGGCAGCGGGAGCGGCGGGCCGGGGCGCCACGATCGTCCGTTCGGCCCAGTGGTTCGAGTTCGCTGCGCAGAACCTCGAGCGGTTGCGCGTCGGGCCGATCGCGTTCGTGCCGCGGATGACCATCGCTCCGGTGTCGCTCGAAGCGGTGGCGACGGTGGTGGCCGAGGTCGCGACGGGCCGGCGGTCCGCGCCGGTCGTGGAGGTCGCCGGGCCCGAGACGACGTCCCTGTGGGCGATGACGACGGCGCTGCCGCATCCGGGCGTGGTGCCCGTCCCGATGCCGATCCCGGGCCGGACGGGCCGGGCGTTCCGGGACGGAGCGCTCCTGCCCGCGGACGACGTCGAGGTGGTCGGCCCGACGTTCCACGAGTGGCTCGCGACCGCACGGCCGTAG
- a CDS encoding TetR/AcrR family transcriptional regulator, whose amino-acid sequence MGRREDLADAGVRLTARGGVRALTHRAVDTEAGVPAGSTSYYASTRRELTALVVARITEQLSTELGALRLPEPLDDATVVEVAATFLQGLAERAEAQAARLALLLELRDDEALRAPLTGADPVRAALLATAEDLLDRIGVDDPRRSAVDLVGLVDALLLYRVAGVAPVDDRAVLGAYVAGLPRN is encoded by the coding sequence ATGGGGCGACGCGAGGACCTGGCGGACGCGGGAGTACGGCTCACTGCTCGCGGTGGGGTCCGAGCCCTGACGCACCGGGCAGTCGACACCGAGGCCGGCGTGCCTGCCGGATCGACCTCGTACTACGCGTCGACGCGGCGCGAACTGACCGCGCTCGTCGTCGCGCGCATCACGGAGCAGCTGTCGACGGAGCTGGGCGCGTTGCGTCTCCCCGAGCCACTCGACGACGCGACGGTCGTCGAGGTCGCCGCCACGTTCCTCCAGGGCCTCGCAGAGCGGGCGGAGGCGCAAGCCGCTCGCCTGGCCCTCCTCCTGGAGCTCCGGGACGACGAAGCGCTCCGCGCACCCCTCACCGGCGCCGACCCGGTGCGCGCCGCGCTGCTCGCCACGGCGGAGGACCTGCTCGACCGCATCGGCGTCGACGACCCCCGGCGATCCGCGGTCGACCTCGTCGGACTCGTCGATGCACTGCTCCTCTACCGCGTCGCGGGGGTCGCGCCCGTGGACGACCGAGCGGTGCTCGGCGCGTACGTCGCAGGGCTCCCGCGCAACTGA
- a CDS encoding YciI-like protein encodes MHAVLEYTYVDDYLERRDAFRQQHLRAAWAAAERGELLLGGAVGEGTGPFTALIVFVGDDALGRARAFAATDPYVTGGLVTSWTARPWTTVVGDLAAGPVRPD; translated from the coding sequence ATGCACGCCGTACTCGAGTACACCTACGTCGACGACTACCTCGAGCGCCGAGATGCGTTCCGCCAGCAGCACCTCCGGGCGGCCTGGGCTGCGGCGGAGCGCGGCGAGCTGCTCCTCGGCGGTGCGGTCGGCGAGGGGACCGGACCGTTCACCGCGCTGATCGTCTTCGTCGGCGACGACGCGCTCGGGCGTGCGCGGGCGTTCGCGGCGACGGACCCGTACGTGACCGGGGGACTCGTGACGTCGTGGACCGCGCGACCGTGGACGACCGTGGTGGGCGATCTCGCGGCGGGACCGGTCCGCCCCGACTGA
- a CDS encoding TetR/AcrR family transcriptional regulator: MTHPADDDAALPRRGYRKGAERRTQILDETIRMVAEQGVDASSLRSVADALGITHAALRHYFPSRDELLLAVYREHEVREQGAPDRMKSAIGDMRESASRNRAVPGLVQLYTTLAADAVQEGHPATRDFMRERFTRLRADLAELIEADQASGRIRADLDPVDLASLSIAASDGLQVQWLLDPDAVDGERVLRLLEQIVPPAG, encoded by the coding sequence ATGACGCACCCTGCCGACGACGACGCGGCCCTGCCGCGACGCGGCTACCGCAAGGGTGCCGAACGACGGACGCAGATCCTCGACGAGACGATCCGCATGGTCGCCGAGCAGGGTGTCGACGCGTCCTCGCTGCGATCCGTCGCGGACGCCCTCGGGATCACCCACGCGGCGCTGCGGCACTACTTCCCGAGCCGCGACGAACTGCTGCTCGCGGTCTACCGCGAGCACGAGGTCCGCGAGCAGGGGGCACCGGACCGGATGAAGTCCGCGATCGGGGACATGCGGGAGAGCGCCTCGCGGAATCGCGCGGTCCCGGGGCTGGTGCAGCTGTACACGACCCTGGCGGCCGATGCCGTGCAGGAGGGGCACCCCGCCACGCGGGACTTCATGCGGGAACGGTTCACCCGGCTGCGGGCGGACCTGGCGGAGTTGATCGAGGCGGACCAGGCGTCCGGCCGGATCCGGGCCGACCTGGACCCCGTCGACCTGGCGTCCCTGAGCATCGCGGCGTCGGACGGACTGCAGGTGCAGTGGCTGCTCGACCCCGACGCGGTCGACGGCGAGCGGGTGCTGCGGTTGCTCGAGCAGATCGTGCCGCCGGCGGGCTGA
- a CDS encoding MarR family winged helix-turn-helix transcriptional regulator: MPLTVVRREHMHLYAREPRSRAAKGAVDALLRLQHAEEQQLEQARSESGLTKNEFLAVRYMLQAHRDGRAMGPKDLAVMLNVSNASVTKIVDGLVEKGDLVRAPHPTDRRAQVLEPTVQAAKKIDASYARFHEAVVEVMDHLSSEENDVLARCLVQITEALVGGAPAPVDEYTVDPDGDAEPYDS, encoded by the coding sequence ATGCCGTTGACCGTCGTCCGCCGTGAGCACATGCACCTCTACGCCCGGGAACCCCGGTCGCGTGCCGCGAAGGGCGCCGTGGACGCGCTCCTCCGCCTGCAGCACGCCGAGGAACAGCAGCTCGAACAGGCCCGGTCGGAGAGCGGTCTCACCAAGAACGAGTTCCTCGCCGTCCGGTACATGCTCCAGGCGCACCGGGACGGCCGGGCCATGGGTCCGAAGGACCTCGCCGTCATGCTCAACGTGTCGAACGCGTCGGTGACGAAGATCGTCGACGGGCTCGTCGAGAAGGGCGACCTCGTCCGCGCGCCGCACCCCACCGACCGTCGGGCACAGGTGCTCGAGCCCACGGTGCAGGCGGCGAAGAAGATCGACGCGTCCTACGCGCGCTTCCACGAAGCCGTGGTCGAGGTGATGGACCACCTGTCTTCTGAGGAGAACGACGTCCTCGCACGCTGCCTCGTCCAGATCACCGAGGCCCTCGTCGGTGGCGCGCCCGCTCCCGTCGACGAGTACACGGTCGACCCGGACGGCGACGCGGAGCCGTACGACTCCTGA
- a CDS encoding NYN domain-containing protein, whose product MRVGVYVDGFNLYYGARSICGRSTPGWRWLDLRALSENLLRGPGAQWGSATIERVVYCTARVSGAENPQGQHDQDTYLRALRRHGAVDEFAMGNYVTRVATAPLATPDRRGRPQLTRADWPLQVRDPHGADVPGATFMASVARREEKGSDVNVAAHLLIDVLTKRVDAAIVISNDSDLEFPVRHVRTLVPLGLVNPTPGYRAGKLAGDRDDGVGGHWWYQLTDTDVRGAQLPEQVAHIRRPESW is encoded by the coding sequence ATGCGAGTCGGGGTGTACGTCGATGGGTTCAACCTCTACTACGGCGCGAGGAGCATCTGCGGTCGTTCCACTCCGGGCTGGCGGTGGCTGGATCTCCGCGCGCTGTCCGAGAACCTGCTGCGCGGACCGGGTGCGCAGTGGGGGTCGGCCACCATCGAGCGCGTCGTCTACTGCACCGCCCGGGTGAGTGGTGCGGAGAACCCGCAGGGGCAACACGACCAGGACACCTACCTCCGAGCGCTTCGACGGCACGGCGCGGTCGACGAGTTCGCCATGGGCAACTACGTCACCCGGGTCGCGACCGCACCGCTGGCGACGCCCGATCGGCGGGGACGCCCGCAGCTGACGCGCGCCGACTGGCCGCTCCAGGTCCGTGACCCGCACGGCGCCGACGTCCCCGGCGCGACCTTCATGGCATCGGTCGCCCGTCGTGAGGAGAAGGGCTCCGACGTCAACGTCGCGGCGCACCTGCTCATCGACGTGTTGACGAAGCGTGTCGACGCCGCGATCGTCATCAGCAACGACAGCGATCTCGAGTTCCCCGTCCGGCACGTGCGGACCCTCGTGCCGCTCGGACTGGTGAACCCGACGCCGGGGTACCGAGCCGGCAAGCTCGCCGGCGACCGAGATGACGGGGTCGGCGGACACTGGTGGTACCAGTTGACCGACACTGACGTGCGTGGAGCGCAGCTACCGGAACAGGTCGCCCACATCCGACGGCCCGAGTCCTGGTAG
- a CDS encoding Hsp20/alpha crystallin family protein, with product MTMNFDPFRELDRLAGSLLGTAGPRSMPMDLYRTGDHYVLDVDLPGIDPGSVDIDVDGSVLTIRAERTLGAPEGSQWLTRERQPGTYVRQLTLGDGLDAERITAGYDNGVLSVTIPVKESAKPRKIAVTTGSGREQLAVGSGE from the coding sequence ATGACGATGAACTTCGATCCGTTCCGCGAGCTGGACCGTCTCGCCGGCTCCCTCCTCGGCACCGCGGGCCCCCGCTCGATGCCGATGGACCTCTACCGCACTGGTGACCACTACGTCCTCGACGTCGACCTGCCCGGCATCGACCCGGGTTCCGTCGACATCGACGTGGACGGCTCGGTCCTGACCATCCGCGCCGAGCGCACCCTCGGCGCTCCCGAGGGCTCGCAGTGGCTCACCCGAGAGCGCCAGCCGGGTACTTACGTCCGTCAGCTGACGCTCGGCGACGGCCTCGACGCCGAGCGCATCACGGCCGGCTACGACAACGGCGTCCTGAGCGTCACGATCCCCGTGAAGGAGTCGGCGAAGCCCCGCAAGATCGCCGTCACCACGGGCAGTGGCCGCGAGCAGCTCGCCGTCGGCAGCGGGGAGTAG
- a CDS encoding SDR family NAD(P)-dependent oxidoreductase, with protein sequence MDLELQNRVALVVGGKGYIGAAVADRLRAEGATVVVASRSAGDSPDSVAIDTADQASVDAGVARVLEQHGRIDALVVTAAPSAGTLDPAKKSDPEQVVTAIDGKALGFLRIANAVLPAQREAGFGRVVVISGQNAYLSGNITASLRNAAVSVIAKNLADEAAGSGVTVNVVNPGLVTDTPSTEVRPGGPGDSSPQQIADLVAFLASPLSVMSGESISIAHRVLGQITI encoded by the coding sequence GTGGACCTCGAACTGCAGAACCGTGTCGCGCTCGTCGTCGGAGGGAAGGGGTACATCGGCGCCGCCGTCGCCGATCGACTCCGGGCCGAGGGGGCGACCGTCGTCGTGGCCTCCCGCAGCGCCGGCGACTCCCCCGACAGCGTCGCGATCGACACCGCCGACCAGGCCTCCGTCGACGCCGGAGTCGCACGGGTGCTCGAGCAGCACGGCCGCATCGACGCGCTCGTCGTCACCGCGGCCCCGAGTGCCGGCACCCTCGACCCGGCGAAGAAGTCCGACCCCGAGCAGGTCGTCACCGCGATCGACGGCAAGGCACTCGGGTTCCTCCGCATCGCCAACGCGGTGCTGCCCGCCCAGCGCGAGGCCGGGTTCGGACGCGTCGTCGTGATCAGCGGACAGAACGCCTACCTGTCGGGCAACATCACCGCATCGCTCCGCAACGCCGCGGTGAGCGTCATCGCGAAGAACCTCGCCGACGAGGCCGCCGGCTCCGGTGTCACGGTGAACGTCGTCAACCCGGGGCTGGTGACGGACACCCCCAGCACCGAGGTCCGCCCCGGTGGCCCCGGCGACTCCAGCCCGCAGCAGATCGCCGACCTCGTCGCGTTCCTCGCGTCGCCACTGTCGGTGATGTCCGGTGAGTCGATCTCGATCGCCCACCGCGTGCTCGGCCAGATCACCATCTGA
- a CDS encoding sensor histidine kinase: protein MTERRTFIRPLATRSIIIDVAWAVFAAFVFLLPIDLELEHASFFAVLAAAGAIALRRVSPSAAMLMVVVLGIVQVGGGERPSLVDIAIFVVIGTAAVVGTRGEVIVSGLLAFVAGISATLYLALTGFRFLVLINGPRDQAFLAMAAPVTALLGVWAGGVAVRAFRSRDRESERRADAEAAASRAEAVATEAEATATRAIDVAESERIRADIARDVHDVVGHSLAVIIAQADSVPFLADEARIREVSATIASTARSSLVEVRQVLGHIDGSGASTDPGSLEEIVQGIREAGVDVDQAVRGVPVVLGPESGTAARRVLQEMLTNALRHGAPGMPVTVRETWRSADLVLEVENLVPTAGMATPGAGTVGTGPVAVPPVSTRGSGRGLAGMQSRLTALGGSFDAAVLDDVFAARARIPFDVLGGTNR, encoded by the coding sequence GTGACGGAACGGCGCACGTTCATCCGGCCGCTCGCCACCCGCTCGATCATCATCGACGTGGCCTGGGCGGTCTTCGCGGCGTTCGTCTTCCTGCTCCCGATCGACCTCGAGCTCGAGCACGCGAGCTTCTTCGCGGTCCTCGCCGCGGCCGGGGCGATCGCGCTCCGACGGGTCTCACCGTCCGCGGCGATGCTCATGGTCGTCGTCCTCGGCATCGTCCAGGTCGGCGGCGGTGAACGGCCGTCGCTCGTCGACATCGCCATCTTCGTGGTCATCGGCACGGCGGCGGTCGTCGGCACGCGCGGTGAGGTCATCGTGTCCGGCCTGCTGGCGTTCGTTGCCGGCATCAGCGCGACGCTCTACCTCGCACTCACCGGCTTCCGGTTCCTCGTCCTCATCAACGGCCCGCGCGACCAGGCGTTCCTGGCGATGGCCGCGCCGGTGACAGCGCTCCTCGGGGTCTGGGCGGGCGGGGTCGCCGTCCGGGCCTTCCGTTCGCGGGACCGCGAGTCCGAACGCCGGGCGGACGCCGAGGCCGCGGCGTCCCGAGCCGAGGCCGTCGCCACCGAGGCCGAGGCCACCGCCACCCGGGCCATCGACGTCGCCGAGTCCGAGCGGATCCGTGCGGACATCGCCCGCGACGTGCACGACGTGGTCGGCCACTCCCTCGCCGTGATCATCGCGCAGGCCGACTCGGTGCCGTTCCTCGCCGACGAGGCCCGCATTCGCGAGGTGAGCGCCACGATCGCCAGCACCGCCCGGAGCTCCCTCGTCGAGGTCCGGCAGGTGCTCGGGCACATCGACGGCTCCGGCGCCTCGACCGACCCGGGGTCGCTCGAGGAGATCGTGCAGGGCATCCGCGAGGCCGGGGTCGACGTCGACCAGGCCGTCCGCGGGGTCCCGGTGGTGCTCGGACCGGAGAGCGGGACCGCCGCCCGCCGGGTGCTGCAGGAGATGCTCACGAACGCGCTCCGACACGGCGCCCCCGGGATGCCGGTGACGGTGCGGGAGACGTGGCGGTCGGCCGACCTGGTGCTCGAGGTCGAGAACCTCGTCCCGACCGCCGGGATGGCCACCCCCGGCGCCGGCACGGTCGGGACCGGCCCGGTCGCCGTCCCGCCGGTGAGCACCCGCGGGTCCGGCCGTGGCCTCGCCGGCATGCAGTCCCGGCTCACCGCACTCGGCGGGTCCTTCGACGCCGCCGTCCTCGACGACGTGTTCGCCGCACGTGCCCGCATCCCGTTCGACGTCCTTGGGGGGACCAACCGATGA